TTCTCGTAAGCCTTCAGCGGAATCCGCGACTTCAGGATGATGACGCCGTCGGGCCGCCGCTCGACCGCGATGTCGCGCTCCAGCCATTCGATCTTGCGAAAGCCTGGCTTGGTCAGCACCGCGGCGGCATTCCCATCCATTTTGCGTCTCCCGGAACTTGGCCTTGGCGGCCGCTTTTCTTAACGCCTGATATAGACAGGCTTTCGCTTTTCCAGAAAGGCCCTGATGCCTTCGTTGAAATCTTCCGAACGGCTGCACAGGACCTGATTGCGGTCTTCCATCGCAATCACCGCCTCGATCGAGCCGGCATCGACGCTCATGTTGAGGCATTCCTTCGACAGCCGCAAACCGACCGGCGAGGCCGTCATCATCGCTTCGACATAGGGTTCGGCGGCGGCATCGAGCCCGCCCTCCTCGACCACTTCGGAAACCAGACCGACCGCCAGCGCGCGCTCGGCATGGATGAAGCGTCCGGTCAGGATCAGTTCGGAGGCGACCGACACCCCGACCAGCCGCGGCAGGAAATAGCTGGTGCCGATGTCGCAGCCGCCTAGCCCGAGCTTGATGAAGGCGCAGTTCATCCGCGCCGATCTGGTGGCGATGCGGATGTCGGCGGCGAGCGCCAGCGCGAAACCGCCGCCGGCCGCGGAGCCCTGCACCAGCGCGATGATCGGCTGCGGGCAGCGCCGCATCAGCATCACGATGTCGGCAATCCGGCGCTGCGAATCCAGCGACTCGGTGACGCCGGGCGGCTCCTGCTGCCCGGCGCGGCGCGCCATCGCGTGCTTGAGATCGAGCCCGGCGCAGAACGACGCACCCGCCCCCTTCAGCACCACCACGCGGGTGGCGCGGTTGCGCTGCAGACCCTCGAAATAGCCGTTCAGCGCGTCGATCATCTCTGGATTGAGCGCGTTGAGGCTGTCCGGGCGATTGAGCGTCACCCGGTCGACCCCGTCATCGTGTTCGATCAGCAGCGGTCGGGTCACGCTGACCTCCGCACTATCGTCGTCCCCGCGAACGCGGGGACCCATACGCCGTGCCGTTTCGATCTGGGCATGGTG
The sequence above is drawn from the Bradyrhizobium sediminis genome and encodes:
- a CDS encoding enoyl-CoA hydratase/isomerase family protein; the protein is MTRPLLIEHDDGVDRVTLNRPDSLNALNPEMIDALNGYFEGLQRNRATRVVVLKGAGASFCAGLDLKHAMARRAGQQEPPGVTESLDSQRRIADIVMLMRRCPQPIIALVQGSAAGGGFALALAADIRIATRSARMNCAFIKLGLGGCDIGTSYFLPRLVGVSVASELILTGRFIHAERALAVGLVSEVVEEGGLDAAAEPYVEAMMTASPVGLRLSKECLNMSVDAGSIEAVIAMEDRNQVLCSRSEDFNEGIRAFLEKRKPVYIRR